A part of Amphiprion ocellaris isolate individual 3 ecotype Okinawa chromosome 16, ASM2253959v1, whole genome shotgun sequence genomic DNA contains:
- the nid1a gene encoding nidogen-1 has translation MGWQKQGWLVCASFLGFLASVQSIRRDELFPFGPSARDQLLEAGNDQTHQLELSQPVLFYDGTFDSIFINSNGFVATAEPTSEATYLGKMPAKFGMIAALQGDLDTNDGVGKVYFREDSSPDVLRRAAEHINRAFPEDDEVDPTHAVVITWADVATHEPHTRGDGAPKKRNTFQLVLASLETASYAIVLYARDGIQFTSTPAGDTNAVMHAGFSKGLVRGFLLSRQGPYYRTTTDEEETVRALAEETNSGQRGVWVYEIGTSPYFTNVAPGEVTDLPTEAPAQASGGHEDADARRPVYTDGQVEYPPYQVEAEPIEVHPVQYQPHQPENPEVVVVDDTDINVDVFSYNLGTCANNRNKCSQFADCRDYSSGYCCHCRPGFYGNGIQCVAEGKPQRMNGKVHGKVFVGNSPSPVEFSSNDLHSYVVVNDGRSYVAISDIPYTVGPSLQPLTALGGVIGWAFALEQPGFRNGFSIIGGEFTRQAEVTFVPGNEKLTIRQEFKGIDEHDHLAVSTTLEGRVPEVPPGSTVQIDPYSEIYQYSNNLITSSSTRDYVVSLPDGSTDTRTYQWRQTITFQSCQHGEAMRDIKPTQMLSVDQVFAMYDANNELIRFAMSNKIGDVNGGEPVENPCFTGRHGCDTNAVCRPGEGTQFTCQCAAGFNGDGRTCYDIDECRENPQICGPNAICNNQPGTFRCECEDGYQFGGDGQTCVEVNRPVDPCEEGTHTCDIPERAQCSYTGGSSYICSCLPGFIGDGRVCEDIDECQPGRCHQDAVCINTQGSFTCQCRPGYYGDGFSCSSERTKTQCETHRDSLLGVTEFGPRGPRPPVGQYIPTCDENGAYNPMQCHDSTGHCWCVDRNGQEIPGTRSGPGSRPMCIENGGVPPPVGPRPRPDVDALPPGTHLLFAQSGRIEHVPLEGYDMKKDGAKAVLHLPEKVIIGVAYDCVEKMVYWTEITSPSISRANIQGGDPTAVIKSDLGSPEGIAIDHLGRTMFWTDSVKDRIEVASLDGSQRRVIVDTDLVNPRAIITDPANGNLYWADWNRDAPKIETSYMDGSNRRVLVKDDLGLPNGLTYDSQSSLLCWADAGTHKMECMNPGRGDRSKVLEGIQYPFGITSFGKNIYYTDWRRDAVVAVDRYAGRESDEFQPQKRTKLYGIATAYSQCPSGQNYCAVNNGGCTHLCLATPTGRSCKCPDNAVGCVE, from the exons ATGGGTTGGCAGAAGCAAGGATGGCTCGTATGTGCGAGTTTTCTGGGATTCCTGGCCTCGGTGCAGAGCATAAGGCGAGACGAACTTTTCCCCTTCGGTCCGAGCGCAAGAGACCAGTTACTGGAAGCCGGGAATGACCAGACGCACCAACTTGAACTGAGCCAGCCAGTTCTGTTTTATGATGGCACTTTTGACAGCATATTT ATCAACTCCAATGGTTTTGTTGCCACTGCAGAGCCGACCAGCGAGGCAACATATCTCGGCAAAATGCCTGCAAAATTTGGCATGATTGCAGCTCTGCAAGGAGACTTGGACACAAATGATGGTGTTGGGAAGGTTTACTTCCGTGAAGACTCCAGTCCTGATGTTCTGCGTCGAGCTGCTGAACACATCAACAGAGCCTTCCCTGAGGATGATGAAGTGGATCCCACTCATGCTGTGGTGATCACCTGGGCTGATGTCGCCACTCATGAACCTCATACCAGAGGGGATGGCGCCCCAAAGAAG AGAAACACCTTCCAGTTGGTTCTCGCATCCCTGGAGACCGCCTCGTACGCTATCGTCCTGTATGCTAGAGATGGGATACAATTTACCTCCACTCCTGCAGGAGATACTAATGCGGTCATGCATGCTGGCTTCAGTAAAGGTTTGGTTCGAGGATTCCTGCTTTCCCGTCAGGGACCATATTACCGCACCACCACTGATGAAGAAGAAACTGTGAGAGCTTTAGCAGA GGAGACGAACTCTGGTCAGCGGGGCGTATGGGTGTATGAAATTGGAACTTCTCCCTATTTCACCAATGTGGCTCCAGGTGAAGTCACTGATCTGCCCACTGAGGCCCCAGCACAGGCCTCAGGGGGCCACGAGGACGCTGATGCAAGAAGGCCTGTATATACCGACGGACAAGTAGAATACCCTCCTTATCAGGTGGAGGCGGAACCAATTGAAGTCCATCCAGTTCAGTACCAACCGCATCAACCTGAGAACCCAgaagtggtggtggtggacGACACAGATATAAATGTGGATG tGTTCTCATACAATCTTGGGACCTGTGCGAACAACAGAAATAAGTGCTCCCAGTTTGCTGACTGCAGGGACTACTCCAGCGGATACTGCTGCCACTGCAGGCCGGGCTTCTATGGCAATGGGATACAGTGTGTGGCCGAGG gGAAGCCACAGAGGATGAATGGTAAAGTACATGGAAAAGTGTTTGTGGGCAACTCTCCTTCTCCAGTGGAGTTCAGCAGCAACGATCTGCACTCCTACGTTGTGGTAAACGACGGCCGATCCTACGTCGCCATCAGCGACATCCCTTATACTGTTGGACCCTCTCTGCAGCCCCTCACCGCCCTCGGTGGTGTGATCGGGTGGGCCTTTGCTCTGGAGCAGCCCGGCTTCAGGAACGGCTTCAGTATTATCG GGGGGGAGTTCACACGGCAGGCTGAGGTGACCTTTGTGCCAGGGAATGAGAAGCTGACCATCAGGCAGGAGTTCAAAGGCATCGACGAGCACGACCACCTGGCAGTGAGCACCACATTGGAGGGTCGGGTCCCTGAGGTGCCTCCCGGCTCCACGGTGCAGATCGACCCTTACTCTGAGATCTACCAGTACAGCAACAACT TGATCACCTCATCCTCCACTCGGGACTATGTAGTAAGCCTGCCTGATGGATCCACTGACACCAGGACCTATCAGTGGCGTCAGACCATCACCTTCCAGAGCTGCCAGCACGGTGAAGCTATGAGAGACATTAAACCTACCCAGATGCTCAGCGTGGACCAGGTCTTTGCCATGTACGACGCTAATAATGAACTCATCCGGTTCGCCATGAGCAACAAGATCGGTGATGTCAACG GAGGGGAGCCGGTGGAGAACCCATGTTTCACTGGAAGACACGGCTGTGACACCAACGCAGTCTGCAGACCCGGAGAGGGAACCCAGTTCACTTGCCAGTGTGCTGCTGGTTTCAACGGAGATGGGCGCACATGTTACG ACATTGATGAATGCAGAGAGAACCCTCAGATCTGTGGCCCTAATGCCATTTGCAACAACCAGCCCGGGACCTTCCGCTGTGAATGTGAAGATGGGTATCAGTTCGGCGGTGACGGGCAGACCTGCGTTG aGGTTAATCGACCGGTGGACCCCTGTGAGGAAGGCACCCACACCTGTGACATCCCTGAGCGCGCTCAGTGCAGCTACACTGGAGGATCATCCTACATTTGCTCCTGTCTACCAGGGTTCATAGGAGATGGTAGAGTCTGTGAAG ACATAGATGAGTGCCAGCCAGGCAGGTGCCATCAGGACGCTGTGTGTATTAACACCCAGGGATCATTTACCTGCCAATGCAGGCCAGGTTACTATGGCGACGGCTTCTCCTGCTCTTCAG aaaggacaaaaacacaatgtgaGACCCACAGAGACAGTCTGCTGGGAGTGACAGAGTTCGGTCCACGGGGCCCTCGGCCTCCTGTTGGCCAGTATATCCCAACATGTGATGAGAACGGTGCCTATAACCCCATGCAGTGCCATGACAGCACGGGACACTGCTGGTGCGTGGACCGAAACGGGCAAGAGATTCCTGGGACTCGCTCCGGACCTGGCAGCAGACCAATGT GTATTGAAAACGGTGGCGTGCCTCCACCTGTGGGACCCCGGCCTCGACCCGATGTCGATGCCCTGCCCCCAGGGACACACCTGTTGTTTGCCCAGAGCGGCAGGATAGAGCACGTCCCACTGGAGGGTTATGATATGAAAAAGGACGGTGCCAAGGCTGTCCTCCATCTCCCT GAGAAGGTAATCATTGGAGTGGCCTATGACTGCGTGGAGAAAATGGTTTACTGGACAGAAATCACATCTCCCTCCATCAGCAGGGCCAACATCCAGGGTGGAGACCCCACTGCTGTCATTAAATCAG ATCTGGGCAGCCCAGAGGGTATTGCTATTGACCACTTGGGGCGGACTATGTTCTGGACGGACTCTGTGAAGGATCGGATTGAGGTGGCGTCTCTGGATGGGTCTCAGCGACGTGTCATTGTTGACACTGATCTCGTCAACCCCCGTGCTATCATCACTGACCCAGCCAATGG GAATCTCTACTGGGCTGACTGGAACCGGGACGCCCCCAAGATAGAGACCTCTTACATGGACGGATCCAACAGGCGGGTGCTGGTTAAAGACGATCTTGGCCTGCCGAACGGCTTGACTTACGACTCTCAGAGTTCTCTGCTTTGTTGGGCAGACGCAG GCACACATAAAATGGAGTGCATGAATCCTGGCCGGGGTGACCGCAGTAAGGTTTTGGAAGGGATTCAATACCCTTTTGGAATCACATCTTTTGGGAAGAATATCTACTACACTGACTGGAGAAG GGATGCCGTGGTCGCAGTAGACCGCTATGCTGGCAGAGAGTCAGATGAGTTCCAGCCTCAGAAACGGACCAAATTGTACGGGATTGCCACTGCTTATTCTCAGTGTCCTTCAG GACAAAACTACTGTGCTGTGAACAACGGAGGCTGCACTCACCTCTGTTTAGCCACACCGACCGGCCGCTCCTGCAAGTGTCCGGACAACGCAGTGGGTTGCGTGGAGTGA